A region from the Corylus avellana chromosome ca7, CavTom2PMs-1.0 genome encodes:
- the LOC132187060 gene encoding uncharacterized protein LOC132187060 gives MLSAKSESDITSLAPSSPSRSPKRPVYYVQSPSRDSHDGDKSSSMQATPIYNNSPMESPSHPSFGRHSRNSSASRFSGIFRSSSGRKGGRKRNDKGWPECNVILEEGSYDDLQDKAFTRRCQAFLALFSFALLFTTFCLIIWGASRPYKAEISMRSLTVHNLYLGEGSDSSGVPTKMLTVNGSLKMNIYNPAPLFGIHVSSTPVNLIYSEITVATGQLKKYYQPRKSHRIVSVNMEGNKVPLYGAGSGMTIAPTGGKVPLTLNFQIRSRGDVVGKLVRVKHRRQISCPLVIDSSSTKPIKFKKNSCTFE, from the exons ATGCTTTCGGCGAAATCTGAGTCGGATATCACTAGCTTGGCTCCTTCGTCGCCTTCAAGGTCTCCGAAGCGGCCTGTTTACTACGTACAGAGCCCTTCAAGGGATTCCCACGATGGCGACAAGTCGTCCTCCATGCAGGCCACTCCAATCTACAACAACAGCCCAATGGAGTCCCCTTCCCACCCGTCTTTCGGCCGCCACTCGAGGAACTCGTCGGCCAGCCGGTTCTCGGGTATTTTCCGGTCGTCTTCCGGGAGAAAAGGAGGCAGGAAGAGGAACGACAAGGGGTGGCCTGAGTGTAATGTGATTTTGGAAGAAGGGTCGTACGATGACCTTCAGGACAAGGCGTTTACAAGGCGCTGTCAGGCTTTTCTGGCTTTGTTTAGTTTTGCGTTACTCTTCACTACCTTTTGCTTGATTATATGGGGGGCTAGCCGCCCTTACAAGGCAGAAATTTCCATGAGG AGCTTGACAGTACATAACTTATATCTTGGAGAGGGTTCAGACTCCTCTGGTGTTCCAACAAAGATGCTGACAGTGAATGGCTCACTGAAGATGAACATATACAATCCTGCTCCATTGTTTGGCATTCATGTTAGCTCCACCCCTGTCAATCTCATCTATTCAGAGATTACTGTTGCAACTGGTCAG TTGAAGAAATATTACCAGCCAAGGAAGAGTCACCGTATTGTGTCAGTGAACATGGAGGGCAATAAGGTTCCCCTGTATGGGGCAGGGTCAGGAATGACAATAGCTCCAACTGGTGGGAAAGTTCCGCTGacattgaactttcaaatccGGTCTCGAGGGGATGTGGTAGGGAAGCTGGTGAGAGTAAAGCACCGAAGGCAAATCTCTTGCCCTTTAGTCATCGATTCCAGTAGCACAAAACCCATCAAGTTCAAAAAGAACTCATGCACATTTGAATGA